A single region of the Brachypodium distachyon strain Bd21 chromosome 3, Brachypodium_distachyon_v3.0, whole genome shotgun sequence genome encodes:
- the LOC100841230 gene encoding myb family transcription factor PHL11 yields MMFEGMERAGYGVGAGGVVLSRDPKPRLRWTPDLHERFVEAVTKLGGPDKATPKSVLRLMGMKGLTLYHLKSHLQKYRMGKQSKKDTGFETSRAAFATHGISFSSATPPVVPSAGNNNMGETPLADALRYQIEVQRKLHEQLEVQKKLQMRIEAQGKYLQTILEKAQKNLTYDSSAATNLEATRSQLTDFNLALSGFMDDATQVCEQNNGELAKVISEDNLRAGNLGFQLYHGVQDAEDVKCTADEDLLLLDLNIKGGYDHRLSSHGMRRGDADLTVGQHRR; encoded by the exons ATGATGTTCGAGGGGATGGAGCGGGCGGGGTACGGcgtgggcgccggcggggtGGTGCTGTCGCGGGACCCCAAGCCGCGACTGCGGTGGACGCCCGACCTGCACGAGCGCTTCGTCGAAGCCGTCACCAAGCTCGGCGGGCCCGACA AGGCGACGCCCAAGTCGGTGCTGAGACTGATGGGCATGAAAGGGCTCACCTTGTACCACCTAAAGAGTCATCTTCAG AAATACAGGATGGGAAAGCAGAGCAAGAAAGATACAGGCTTCGAAACCAGCAGAGCAG CATTTGCTACACATGGCATCAGTTTTTCCTCTGCAACACCTCCGGTCGTTCCGTCTGCTGGAAACAATAATATGGG AGAAACGCCACTCGCGGATGCACTAAGGTATCAAATCGAAGTCCAAAGGAAGCTGCACGAACAGCTAGAG GTTCAGAAGAAACTGCAAATGCGCATTGAGGCGCAAGGTAAATATCTGCAAACAATTCTAGAGAAGGCCCAGAAAAACCTCACTTACGACTCGAGCGCAGCTACAAACCTGGAAGCAACCAGATCGCAGCTTACAGACTTCAACCTAGCTCTCTCAGGATTCATGGACGACGCGACGCAGGTGTGCGAGCAGAACAACGGAGAGCTAGCGAAAGTCATATCTGAAGACAACCTTAGAGCTGGCAATCTAGGCTTTCAGCTGTACCATGGAGTTCAGGACGCTGAGGATGTGAAATGCACCGCAGATGAAGACCTGCTCCTATTGGATTTGAACATCAAAGGAGGATATGATCATCGCCTATCTTCGCACGGCATGCGGCGGGGCGACGCGGATCTGACGGTCGGCCAGCACAGAAGGTAA
- the LOC100841536 gene encoding ubiquinol oxidase 1c, mitochondrial, whose protein sequence is MPSWQWWHVVARRHVVPLAPEKLARLQGRERAATSSPSRATHRREGSSSSAMSSRVAGPAVLLRHLGRRIFSSPVSPASPVAAQRPLLSGGEGAVWARLRLLSTSAAEEAAKEEAAASKENSASTAAAKAEAAQAAKDGDKTVVSSYWGIVPAKLVNKDGAEWKWSCFRPWEAYTSDTTIDLKKHHEPKVLLDKIAYWTVKSLRVPTDIFFQRRYGCRAMMLETVAAVPGMVGGMLLHLRSLRRFEHSGGWIRALLEEAENERMHLMTFMEVAGPKWYERALVLAVQGVFFNAYFLGYLLSPKFAHRVVGYLEEEAVHSYTEFLRDIEAGKIDNVPAPRIAIDYWRLPPDATLRDVVVVVRADEAHHRDVNHFASDIHFQGLELNKTPAPLGYH, encoded by the exons ATGCCATCGTGGCAATGGTGGCATGTAGTAGCTCGCCGACACGTGGTCCCGCTAGCCCCTGAGAAATTGGCACGTCTGCAAGGTCGCGAGCGTGCGGCCACGAGTTCCCCGAGCAGAGCAACCCACCGGCGAGAAGGCTCGTCATCTTCCGCGATGAGCTCCCGCGTCGCTGGacccgccgtcctcctccggcaccTGGGCCGACGCATCTTCAGCAGCCCAGTCTCTCCGGCGTCTCCGGTCGCTGCGCAGAGGCCCTTGCTTTCCGGCGGAGAAGGGGCCGTGTGggcgcggctgcggctgctgtcCACTTCAGCCGCtgaggaggcggcgaaggaggaggcggccgcgtCCAAGGAGAACTCCGCGAGCACTGCCGCCGCGAAGGCCGAAGCGGCGCAGGCCGCCAAGGACGGGGACAAGACCGTGGTGAGCAGCTACTGGGGCATCGTGCCGGCCAAGCTGGTGAACAAGGACGGCGCCGAGTGGAAGTGGTCTTGCTTCAGG CCGTGGGAGGCTTACACGTCTGACACGACGATCGATCTGAAGAAGCACCACGAGCCCAAGGTGCTGCTCGACAAGATCGCCTACTGGACCGTCAAGTCGCTGCGCGTGCCCACCGACATCTTCTTCCAG AGGAGGTACGGTTGCCGCGCCATGATGCTggagacggtggcggcggtgccggggaTGGTGGGCGGGATGCTGCTGCACCTGCGGTCGCTGCGGCGCTTCGAGCACAGCGGCGGCTGGATCAGGGCGCTGCTGGAGGAAGCCGAGAACGAGCGGATGCACCTCATGACGTTCATGGAGGTGGCCGGCCCGAAATGGTACGAGCGCGCGCTCGTCCTGGCCGTCCAGGGCGTCTTCTTCAACGCCTACTTCCTGGGCTACCTCCTGTCCCCCAAATTCGCGCACCGCGTCGTCGGGTacctggaggaggaggccgtccaCTCCTACACCGAGTTCCTCCGCGACATCGAGGCCGGGAAGATCGACAACGTCCCGGCACCGCGCATCGCCATCGACTACTGGCGCCTCCCGCCCGACGCCACGCTCAgggacgtcgtcgtcgtcgtccgcgccGACGAGGCGCACCACCGCGACGTCAACCACTTCGCTTCG GACATCCATTTCCAAGGGCTGGAGCTCAACAAGACGCCTGCCCCGCTCGGATACCACTGA
- the LOC100835645 gene encoding polyamine transporter PUT1 isoform X2: protein MGSTPQQEVALAALPGPSPPPPAGSGSGSAETGQEKPLGNSEPASGALPMGEEGAEYGGLPDSADTGAGASPSPSIRKLSIIPLIFLIFYEVSGGPFGIEDTVGAAGPLLAIAGFLLLPVIWSVPEALITAELGTMFPENGGFVVWVASALGPYWGFQQGWVKWLSGVIDNALYPVLFLDYLKSAVPALGGGAPRALAVVGLTALLTLLNYRGLTVVGWVAICLGVFSLIPFLVMGLVSIPKLRPARWLAVDLHDVDWNLYLNTLFWNLNYWDSISTLSGEVENPSKTLPKALFYAVILVVVAYLYPLLAGTGALPLEDKAQWTDGYFADVARLLGGAWLMWWVQAASALSNMGMFVAEMSSDSYQLLGMAERGMLPAFFARRSRRHGTPLVGILFSASGVLLLSAMSFQEIVAAENFLYCFGMILEFLAFVLLRVRRPDAPRPYRVPLGTAGCVAMLLPPTALIVVVLALSTLKVALVSLGAVAIGLVLQPALRFVEKKRWLRFSVNPDLPDIDVTRQQPAAPNEPFVA, encoded by the coding sequence AAACCCTTGGGGAACTCTGAACCGGCAAGCGGCGCCTTACCAATGGGCGAAGAGGGCGCGGAGTACGGGGGCCTTCCTGACAGCGCGgacaccggcgccggcgcatcACCGTCGCCTTCCATCCGCAAGCTCTCAATCATCCCGCtcatcttcctcatcttcTACGAGGTCTCGGGCGGGCCGTTCGGGATCGAGGACACCGTGGGCGCGGCGGGGCCTCTCCTGGCCATCGCGGGCTTCCTGCTCCTCCCCGTCATCTGGAGCGTCCCGGAGGCGCTCATCACGGCGGAGCTGGGCACCATGTTCCCGGAGAACGGCGGGTTCGTCGTCTGGGTGGCCTCGGCGCTCGGCCCTTACTGGGGCTTCCAGCAGGGCTGGGTCAAGTGGCTGAGCGGCGTCATCGACAACGCCCTCTACCCCGTCCTCTTCCTCGACTACCTCAagtccgccgtccccgcgctgggcggcggcgcgccgagAGCGCTGGCCGTCGTTGGCCTGACGGCGCTGCTGACGCTGCTCAACTACCGGGGGCTCACTGTCGTCGGCTGGGTGGCCATCTGCCTCGGGGTCTTCTCCCTCATCCCTTTCCTTGTCATGGGGCTCGTTTCCATCCCCAAGCTCCGGCCGGCGAGGTGGCTCGCGGTCGACCTCCACGACGTCGACTGGAACTTATACCTCAACACTCTGTTCTGGAACCTCAACTACTGGGACTCGATCAGCACGCTGTCCGGGGAAGTCGAGAACCCAAGCAAGACGCTGCCCAAGGCGCTGTTCTACGCGGTCATCCTCGTGGTCGTCGCGTACCTGTACCCTCTCCTCGCCGGGACCGGCGCGCTGCCGCTGGAAGACAAGGCGCAGTGGACCGACGGCTACTTCGCGGACGTCGCGAGGCTTCTGGGCGGCGCGTGGCTGATGTGGTGGGTgcaggcggcgtcggcgctgTCTAACATGGGCATGTTCGTGGCGGAGATGAGCAGCGACTCGTACCAGCTGCTGGGCATGGCGGAGCGAGGGATGCTCCCGGCATTCTTCGCCAGGCGGTCGCGGCGGCACGGGACGCCGCTGGTGGGCATCCTCTTCTCGGCCTCCggagtgctgctgctgtcggCGATGAGCTTCCAGGAGATCGTGGCAGCCGAGAACTTCCTCTACTGCTTCGGGATGATCCTCGAGTTCCTGGCGTTCGTGCTGCTGCGGGTGAGGCGGCCCGACGCGCCGCGGCCGTACAGGGTGCCGCTGGGGACGGCCGGGTGCGTCGCCATGCTGCTGCCCCCGACGGCGCTCATCGTCGTGGTGCTCGCGCTGTCCACGCTCAAGGTGGCGCTGGTGAGCCTCGGTGCCGTGGCCATCGGGCTCGTGCTGCAGCCGGCGCTGAGGTTCGTCGAGAAGAAGCGGTGGCTCAGGTTCTCCGTCAACCCGGACCTCCCGGACATCGACGTGACACGCCAGCAGCCCGCCGCGCCGAACGAGCCTTTTGTTGCTTAG